In one window of Primulina tabacum isolate GXHZ01 chromosome 8, ASM2559414v2, whole genome shotgun sequence DNA:
- the LOC142553936 gene encoding uncharacterized protein LOC142553936: MGPIYYILIALPCTIGAMALAIYHIYKHLLNYTESIYQRYIVRIIFMVPVYALMSFLSLVLNNSSIYFDSIREIYEAWVIYNFLSLCLAWVGGPGAVVLSLTGKILKPNWCLMTCCFPPIPLDGRFIRRCKQGCLQFVILKPILVIVTLILYAKGNYEDGNFNPGQSYLYLTIIYTISYSVALYALAVFYVACRDLLQPFNPVPKFIIIKSVVFLTYWQGVLVFLAAKSGLINDTEEAAEFQNFIICVEMLIAAIGHLYAFPYKEYAGANVGSNLGFTESLAHALKLNDFYHDTVHQFAPTYHDYVLYNHSEGEDGSRKYRARTFVPTGPEMDAARNSKQMFGNKLEDIQLSSLSSSGSTSPQSSDTAIDALKLEAVNSSLSMDASNTASATYDLTLVDIEMSSYPATVPAANNDTR, encoded by the exons ATGGGGCCAATATACTACATATTGATAGCATTACCTTGCACGATTGGGGCGATGGCGTTGGCTATTTACCACATATACAAACATCTGTTGAACTACACGGAGTCCATATATCAAAGATACATTGTCCGGATTATTTTTATGGTTCCT GTGTATGCATTGATGTCCTTCTTGTCCCTTGTTCTAAACAACAGCTCAATTTACTTCGATTCCATTAGAGAAAT TTATGAAGCTTGGGTCATTTATAATTTCCTATCCCTGTGCTTAGCGTGGGTAGGAGGTCCAGGAGCTGTTGTGCTGAGCCTGACTGGAAAAATATTGAAGCCAAATTGGTGCTTAATGACATGTTGCTTCCCTCCAATTCCATTGGAtgg GCGGTTTATACGAAGATGTAAACAAGGTTGTCTGCAGTTTGTGATCCTCAAGCCCATTCTAGTCATAGTTACTTTGATACTTTATGCAAAAGGGAATTATGAAGATGGAAACTTTAACCCGGGGCAATCCTACCTCTACCTCACTATCATCTACACCATCTCGTACTCCGTGGCACTTTATGCCTTGGCTGTGTTTTATGTGGCTTGCAGAGATTTACTACAGCCATTTAATCCTGTTCCCAAGTTCATCATAATAAAATCGGTTGTTTTTCTTACGTACTGGCAG GGTGTATTGGTTTTTCTGGCTGCAAAATCTGGACTTATAAATGATACAGAGGAAGCGGCAGAATTCCAAAATTTCATAATTTGTGTTGAGATGCTTATTGCAGCCATCGGTCATCTTTATGCTTTTCCATACAAGGAGTATGCGGGTGCAAATGTTGGTTCTAATCTCGGTTTTACTGAAAGCCTTGCCCACGCTTTGAAGTTAAACGACTTTTACCATGATACTGTCCACCAG TTCGCACCAACCTATCATGATTATGTCCTATACAACCATAGCGAGGGTGAGGATGGGTCAAGAAAGTATCGGGCTCGTACCTTTGTCCCAACAGGCCCAGAAATGGACGCAGCAAGGAATAGCAAGCAAATGTTCGGGAACAAGTTAGAAGACATACAGTTATCTAGCCTATCATCTTCAGGTAGCACCTCTCCCCAAAGTTCTGATACAGCAATTGATGCTTTGAAATTGGAGGCAGTTAATTCGTCATTGAGCATGGACGCATCAAATACTGCCTCTGCTACTTACGACCTTACCCTTGTAGACATTGAAATGTCTAGTTACCCAGCAACAGTACCTGCTGCTAACAATGATACAAGATGA